CACTCCTCCGCCAAGGCTATCTGCCGCGAGGCGGGTTACTACGGCGCCGGCACCGTCGAGTACCTCGTGGGCTCTGACGGCCTGATCTCGTTTTTGGAGGTCAACACGCGCCTGCAGGTCGAGCACCCCGTCACCGAGGTCACCGCTGGTATCGACCTGGTGCGCGAGCAGTTCCGCATCGCGCAGGGTGAGAAGCTGCGCCTGAGCGAGGACCCCGCCCCGCGCGGCCACGCGATCGAGTTCCGCATCAACGGCGAGGACCCGGCCGCGAACTTCATGCCGGCTCCGGGCACCATCACCGAGTACGCCGAGCCCTCCGGCCCGGGCGTGCGCGTCGACTCCGGCGTGCGCACCGGTTCGGTCGTCGGCGGGCAGTTCGATTCCATGCTGGCCAAGCTCATCGTTTACGGCGAGACCCGCGACGAGGCCATCGAGCGCGCCAAGCGCGCGCTGTCCGAGTACACGGTCACAGGTCTGCCCACCGTCATCCCCTTCCACAAGGCAGTGCTTGACGACGCCGCGTTTACCGGCAACGGCGAATCCTTCGACGTCTACACCCGCTGGATCGAAGAGGAGTGGGACAACCAGATCCCGCCGTACGAGGATTCCGACACAGACGCAGATGCCGACGACGCCGAGCCGAAGCGCACCTTCTCCGTGGAGGTCAACGGCCGCCGCATCGAGGTCGCTCTGCCCCACTCCCTGATCCTCGGCGGCGGACCGCGCCGCAAGACGAAGAAGCGCCGCGCCTCCGGCACCAAGGTCGCCACGTCTGGCGACGCTGTCGCGGCACCGATGCAGGGAACCGTGATCAAGGTCAACGTCTCGGAGGGTGACGAGGTCGCCGAGGGCGATGTCGTACTCATCCTCGAAGCAATGAAGATGGAAAACCCGGTTAAGGCCCACAAGTCCGGTACCGTCGCGGGCCTGGCCGCGCTCGAGGGCGGCCAGGTCAACAAGGGCGCTGTGCTGATGGAGCTGAAATAGGCACTAGGGTTGAGCGAATGGAGTTCACACTGCGCCCGGCCAGCGAATCAGACCGCACCTACATCCAGCGCCTCAACTACCTCACCGAGGTGTTCGGCGACGAGTCTGCCCCGCTTGGCGAGTCCTCGCTGCACGGCGTGGCCGAGTACGTCGACCAGTGGGACCCCGAGCGCGACGGCGGAGTCATCGCGTTCGACCCCTACCGCACCCCGGCTGGCGGGGTCTGGTTGCGCTACTGGGCCACCCCCGAGCAGGGCTTTGCAAACCTCGGCCCCGACGTCCCCGAGCTTGCCATCGCCGTGGAGAACCGCTTCGCGGGCCACGCCCTCGGCACGACGCTGCTGCGCGCCGCCTGCGACCTGGCATGGGCCCAGGGGGCGCGGCGCGTGGCCCTGTTCGTAGACCCCAACAACCCTAGGGCGCGGCACCGCTATGAAACGTTCGGGTTCCGCGACGCGCGCGCCGCTAACGTGATGGCGCTTGAGCTCTAGCTAATGACCACCACGAGGTCGCCGCCCTCGACCTTCGTCGCCTTCGTCAGTGCGATGCGCTCGATCGTGCCGTCCTTCGGCGCGGAGATCGCGGCCTCCATCTTCATCGCCTCAATCGTGGCAACCTGGTCGCCCTCTTTGACCTCGTCGCCGACGTTAACCGTGACGTTGACAACCCCGGCGAACGGGGCAGCGACGTGGCCCGGGTTGGACGTGTCGGCCTTCTCCACCTCCGCCACCGAGGACTCCGCGCTCTCGTCGCGCACGCGCAGCGGGCGGACCTGGCCGTTGACGGTGAAGATCACCTGGCGCATGCCCTTTTCGTCGGCGTCGCCGATTGCCTCGAGTCGCACCACCAGCGGGGTCTTTTCCTCGGAGACCTCCCCGTAGTAGATGAGGTTCTCTTCGCCCTCGGTAAGCCCGTAGAAGAACGCCTTGTCGGAGAGCTGGTCGGTAATGCCGTAGGTCCGGCGGTGCTCCAGAAACTCCTCGTACTGCATGGGAAACAGCAGCTTGTCCAGCGCCTCGCGCCGCAGCTTCTCGTCGTCGGATTCCAAAGCCTCCGCAGCCTCGGCGGGGACCTCGACGGTGCGGTTGACCACGGCGCGGTCTTCAAGCGCCTTGTCGCGCAGCTCCGGCCAGCCGCCGGGCGGGGTGCCCAGCTCGCCCTGGAGGAAGCCGATGACCGACTCGGGGATGTCGAACTTGCGCGGGTTCTCGGCGAACACGTGCGGGTCCACACCCGCGCCCACGAGGTGCAGCGCGAGGTCGCCGACCACCTTCGACGACGGCGTCACCTTGGTCGGGCGCCCGAGGATCTCGTTGACCGCGGCGTAGTAGTCCTCGATCAGCTCGAAGCGATCGCCGAGGCCCAGCGCGTTGGCCTGGGTGCGCAGGTTGGAGAGCTGGCCGCCGGGGATCTCGTGCTTGTACACGCGTCCCGTGGGGCCCGGGATGCCGGATTCAAACGGAGCGTACACCTGACGCACGGCCTCCCAGTAGGGCTCCATGTCGGAGACCGCCTCCAGCGAGAGCCCCGTGTCGCGCTCGGTGTTGGCAAACGCGGCGACGAGTGCGGACATCGAGGGCTGCGACGTGGTGCCGGCCAGCGGGGCGGAGGCGACGTCGACAACGTCGGCGCCCGCGGCGGCCGCCGCGAGGTAGGTCGCGAGCTGCCCGCCCGCCGTATCGTGCGTGTGCACGTGGATGGGCAGGTCGAAGCGCTCGCGCAGCGCGCCGACCAGCCGCGTCGCGGCGGCCGGGCGCATCAGGCCGGCCATGTCCTTAATCGCTAGCACGTGCGCCCCGGTGCCCACGATCTCCTCGGCAAGCCGCAGGTAGTAATCCAATGTGTAGAGGTCCTCGGCCGGGTCGAGCAGGTTGCCGGAGTACGCCATCGCCACCTCGGCGACGGTGGTGTTGGTCTCCAGCACGGCGTCGATGGCCGGGCGCATCTGCGAGACGTCGTTAAGAGCGTCGAAGATGCGGAAGATGTCGATGCCGCTGCGGGCGGCCTCCGCGACGAACGCCTTGGTCACGCTGTCCGGGTACGGGGTGTAGCCGACGGTGTTGCGCCCGCGCAGCAGCATCTGCAGGTTCACGTTCGGCAGCACTTCGCGGATCTCGTCGAGACGCATCCACGGCGACTCGTGCAAGAAGCGCATGGCGACGTCGTAGGTTGCCCCGCCCCACGCCTCGACCGAGGTCAGCTGCGGGGTGAGGTGGCCGACGTGCTTCGCCGCGGCGACGAGCGTGTTCGTGCGGATGCGCGTCGCCAAAAGCGACTGGTGCGCGTCGCGGAAGGTCGTCTCGGTGACGCCGAGTGCGGTCTGCTCGCGCAGCTTCTGCGCCCACTTTTCGGGGCCGAGCTCCAGCAGGTCGTCGCGCGAACCGCGCGGCAGATCGCCGTAGTCGCGCTCGGGCAGCTTCTTCGAAGGCGCGATGTTCGTCGGCCGCGGCCCGTTGGGCTGGTTGACGGTGACGTGGCCGACGTAGTCGAGGATGCGGCCGATCTCGTCCGCCGCCGCGGGCGCCTCCAGCAGGTGCGGGTGGTCGGCGATGAAGTTGGTGTTCACGCGCTTGTAGCGGAAGTCGGGGTCGGAAAGCAGCTCGCGCAGGAACCCGATGTTGGTGGAGACGCCCGTGACGCTGAACTCGTTGAGCGCGCGCAGCGAGCGGTCCACGGCGATCTGGAAGTCCTTGCCGCGGCAGGTCATCTTCACCAGCAAGGAATCGAAGTTGGGGGTAATTTCGGTGCCGACGGCAACGGAGCCGTCGAGACGCACGCCCGCACCGCCCGGCGAGCGGTACCCGGTGATCAGGCCGGAGTCCGGGCGGAACCCGTTGGCGGGATCCTCGGTGGTGATGCGGCACTGCAGCGCGGCGCCCGTGATCTGCACGCTCTCCTGGTCCAGGCCGAGGTCCTCAAGCGTCGCGCCCGCCGCGATGTAGAGCTGCGAGCGCACGATGTCCACGCCCGTGACCTCCTCGGTCACGGTGTGCTCGACCTGGACGCGCGGGTTCATCTCGATGAACACGTGGTTGCCGTTCTCGTCGACGAGGAACTCGACCGTGCCTGCACCGGAGTAATTGATCTCCTTGCAGAAGCGCACCGCGTCGGCGCAGATGCGCTCGCGGTGCTCCTGCGTAATGTGCTGCGCCGGCGCGATCTCCACGACCTTCTGGTGGCGGCGCTGCAGCGAGCAGTCGCGCTCGAACAGGTGGATGACGTTGCCCGCGGAATCAGCGAGGATCTGCACCTCGATGTGCTGAGGGTTGATCACCGCGCGCTCGACGTACACCCGCGCATCACCGAAGGCCGCCTCCGCCTCACGCGAGGCTTCCGCCGCGAGCTTTTCGACGTCCTGCTCACGCTCCACGAACCTCATCCCGCGCCCACCGCCGCCCGCCACGGCCTTGACAAAGACGGGGAACTCGAACTCCTTGGCAAACTCCGCGATCTGCGCCGGGTCGTCCGAGGGCTCGGAGTCTTTCAACGTGGGCAGCCCGGTGCGCTCCGCGGCCTGCACGGCGGCTGCCTTATCGCCGGTGAGGTCGAGCGTTTCCGGGCTGGGGCCGATGAAGGTGATCCCGTTCTCGGCGCACTCACGAGCAAGCTCGGCGCGCTCGGAGAGGAAGCCGTAGCCGGGGTAGACGGCATCCGCGCCCGTCTTCTTCGCGGCGGAGATGATCTCGTCGATGTCCAGGTAGGCGCGCACCGGCTGGCCTTCGACGCCGATCTGCACGGCCTCGTCCGCAAACGGGCGGTGGAAGGAGTTGCGATCCTCGCGCGGGTAGACCGCGACCGTTTTGGCCCCGGTCTCGAACGCTGCATGAAACGCCCTCACGGCGATCTCACCCCGATTGGCAACGAGGACTTTGTCAAAGTGCGGAAGCGTGCGAGCCATGGTGGTGGTCCTTTCCCGAGCGGGTGTGGGGTCATGCTAAAGCTGATTCTAACCCCCAAAGAAGGCACACGAGCGGGCTTGAATGTCGCTCTGTGTGGGGGCTTCTGTGATTGTGGGCGCTGGTGGGGGCCAGTGACAAAAGTTGTACCGACGCCGAAAACGACCTGGGAAAATGACAAAAGTTGCACCAGCGGTGCAACTTTTGTCACTCAACCCGT
Above is a window of Corynebacterium sanguinis DNA encoding:
- a CDS encoding acetyl/propionyl/methylcrotonyl-CoA carboxylase subunit alpha, producing MSQLKKVLVANRGEIAVRVIRAAKDAGIASVAVYAGPDAAAPFVGMADEAFAIGGNTAAESYLDIDKILKAAADSGADSIHPGYGFLSENAEFARRVIDAGLTWIGPSPESIAALGDKVTARHIAQAADAPMAPGTKDPVADADEVLAFADEHGLPVAIKAAFGGGGRGMKVAYTREEIPELFASATREAVAAFGRGECFVERYLDKARHVEAQVLADQHGNVVVVGTRDCSLQRRFQKLVEEAPAPFLTDEQRERIHSSAKAICREAGYYGAGTVEYLVGSDGLISFLEVNTRLQVEHPVTEVTAGIDLVREQFRIAQGEKLRLSEDPAPRGHAIEFRINGEDPAANFMPAPGTITEYAEPSGPGVRVDSGVRTGSVVGGQFDSMLAKLIVYGETRDEAIERAKRALSEYTVTGLPTVIPFHKAVLDDAAFTGNGESFDVYTRWIEEEWDNQIPPYEDSDTDADADDAEPKRTFSVEVNGRRIEVALPHSLILGGGPRRKTKKRRASGTKVATSGDAVAAPMQGTVIKVNVSEGDEVAEGDVVLILEAMKMENPVKAHKSGTVAGLAALEGGQVNKGAVLMELK
- a CDS encoding GNAT family N-acetyltransferase, with the translated sequence MEFTLRPASESDRTYIQRLNYLTEVFGDESAPLGESSLHGVAEYVDQWDPERDGGVIAFDPYRTPAGGVWLRYWATPEQGFANLGPDVPELAIAVENRFAGHALGTTLLRAACDLAWAQGARRVALFVDPNNPRARHRYETFGFRDARAANVMALEL
- a CDS encoding pyruvate carboxylase, coding for MARTLPHFDKVLVANRGEIAVRAFHAAFETGAKTVAVYPREDRNSFHRPFADEAVQIGVEGQPVRAYLDIDEIISAAKKTGADAVYPGYGFLSERAELARECAENGITFIGPSPETLDLTGDKAAAVQAAERTGLPTLKDSEPSDDPAQIAEFAKEFEFPVFVKAVAGGGGRGMRFVEREQDVEKLAAEASREAEAAFGDARVYVERAVINPQHIEVQILADSAGNVIHLFERDCSLQRRHQKVVEIAPAQHITQEHRERICADAVRFCKEINYSGAGTVEFLVDENGNHVFIEMNPRVQVEHTVTEEVTGVDIVRSQLYIAAGATLEDLGLDQESVQITGAALQCRITTEDPANGFRPDSGLITGYRSPGGAGVRLDGSVAVGTEITPNFDSLLVKMTCRGKDFQIAVDRSLRALNEFSVTGVSTNIGFLRELLSDPDFRYKRVNTNFIADHPHLLEAPAAADEIGRILDYVGHVTVNQPNGPRPTNIAPSKKLPERDYGDLPRGSRDDLLELGPEKWAQKLREQTALGVTETTFRDAHQSLLATRIRTNTLVAAAKHVGHLTPQLTSVEAWGGATYDVAMRFLHESPWMRLDEIREVLPNVNLQMLLRGRNTVGYTPYPDSVTKAFVAEAARSGIDIFRIFDALNDVSQMRPAIDAVLETNTTVAEVAMAYSGNLLDPAEDLYTLDYYLRLAEEIVGTGAHVLAIKDMAGLMRPAAATRLVGALRERFDLPIHVHTHDTAGGQLATYLAAAAAGADVVDVASAPLAGTTSQPSMSALVAAFANTERDTGLSLEAVSDMEPYWEAVRQVYAPFESGIPGPTGRVYKHEIPGGQLSNLRTQANALGLGDRFELIEDYYAAVNEILGRPTKVTPSSKVVGDLALHLVGAGVDPHVFAENPRKFDIPESVIGFLQGELGTPPGGWPELRDKALEDRAVVNRTVEVPAEAAEALESDDEKLRREALDKLLFPMQYEEFLEHRRTYGITDQLSDKAFFYGLTEGEENLIYYGEVSEEKTPLVVRLEAIGDADEKGMRQVIFTVNGQVRPLRVRDESAESSVAEVEKADTSNPGHVAAPFAGVVNVTVNVGDEVKEGDQVATIEAMKMEAAISAPKDGTIERIALTKATKVEGGDLVVVIS